CTATTAAATTGATAAGCGCTTTCAAAAGAATAAAAATAGTTTCAATATTACGATTTAACAGAACTAATTTAGCGTGACTAAAGGATTAGGGCATTGTTTATCTAACAGGTAAATTTTTTACGATTTTTAATGTAATCGTGGTTGAATATGGGAAAAAATAGCCTGTACGAACTAAAGGACTATAGTCTTTAATGCTTTATTGCATTTTAATACTCTCTTATATATGGATATATTGTAAAAAAAGAACACCAAGGCACCTTTTTTATTGAATTAATTGTAAAAATGGGATATTTTATGAAGTTTGTAAGAAAAAACAATAAGGTGTATAATTTTATTAAATTTTATTATAAAAAGACACCATTAAATATGACAGCAATTACAACAATAAGGTGTTATCTGGATATGAAGAATAGGGATATTAATTTCCATATCCTGCATTGGTAGAATACGTGTCTATACCTGTACAATGGTGAAAGAAAGATTTGAACTAGGTGGGGTGTTATGTCCAGAAAATTTTTTACAACTTGGAGCTTTTCAACTAAAATAATCGTACCCTTTCTTCTTCTAATTCTCATTCCGATTCTTTTTACTTGTTTGTCTTTCTATTGGGAATCAAATACTATTTTGAAGAAGAACGTAAGGGAGTCCACTATACAAATCACGAAACAGACCGCGGAATCTCTATCTTTTATCTTAAACGTGGGGATAGATACTTCAGATTTCATTAGCAGCGATTTGAAGATTCAACAAGCCGTTTTACAATTGGATGAACGTTCCTCATACGAACAAGGAGAGAATTCCCAATATATAAATAGCTTACTAAACAATTTGGTCTATTCCAATTCCTTTGTCAGTATCGGTTACATTTTTAACGAGAAAGGAGAAGGATGGGGGAGCGGCACCTTTTCTGAAGCCAGGCTTAAGAAAGGGCATTTTTCCAATCAACAGCTTGTAAAGGAAGCCAAACGAAAGAACGGAGAATTGGTTTGGCAGGGGCTTCAGTATGACCGTTTCAAAGGCGGGAGTGCCAATACAGATTTAGTTCTGCCAATGGGTAGGGTTCTAAAGGATTTTGAAACTCTGAATAATATAGGGATCGTACAGGTTCATTTAGATGGCCGCTCGATTTTGGACACGATCAGCCAATTAAATCTGGGTAAAACTGGAAAATTTTTCGTCGTCGATACCGAAGGAAGGATCATGATTGATTCTAATCTCGATTTGATAAATAAAAAAGTGGACAATCCTGAGTTATATCGACATATTGTGTCTGGGAATGCAGCAGAATTCGAATATGACGTTAATGGCGTTCCTTATTACGGTGTAAAGCAGTTATTAAGCAATGGCTGGATAATTGTTGGTACGGTCCCGATTCATGAAATCAGCGGTCAGTTGGACAGGCTGCAATCTTGGATATTTCTTTCTCCGGCTATTTTCTCGCTGATAGCTATCGGTATCGGACTTATTATTGCCGGTTGGGTCACGGGCCCAGTAAAAAAACTAACCCAGAGTATGCAGCTTGTACAGCAAGGGAGACTAAAAGTTAGAACGCCCGTCAAATCATCAGATGAAATTGGTTTTTTAAGTATGCAATTTAATAAAATGCTTGATAAAATCGAACTTTTAATGCAACAGGTAGAGGAAGAACAGAGTGAGAAGCATCATGCGGAGCTTCGTGCTGTCATTCATAGAGTACATCCTCATTTTTTATATAACACACTCAGCACACTCCGCTGGCTTATTCATTCGAATCAAAACGATCGTGCTTCTCATGTTTTATCGGCACTTAACCACTTGTTAGAGGCAAATATGAGCAAAAGCGGAAACATGATAACCGTTGAAGAAGAACTGGACATTATTCGGAAGTATTTGACGATATTAGAGCTTCGTTACGAAAAAACATTCCACTTGGATTTAGATGTTGAATCGGGTACAGAGAAATTCATCATTCCCCGAATGCTGTTGCAGCCTATTGTGGAAAATTCCATATTTCATGGCATTGTGCCGAAAAATAAGGACGGCCTAATTTTTATACGAATTCGTCTAAGTGAAGGTGACTTGAAATTTCTTATCAAGGATGACGGCGTAGGTATTGAAAAAGAGAAGCTGAAGATATTAAACGATCCGGAGGCCGCCTTAAAGGGAAAAATCGGAATTGGGCTCCGCCATATCTTTGATACGCTGAGGCTTTATTATACAAAAGATTGGAAATGGTCGATCTCAAGTACACCAGATCAAGGAACAGAAGTATGTATTGTATTGAAAAACGTTATGAAATCTGCTACTAGAATTAGCAAACAGGGGGAATAATCATGTATCGAGTTCTTATTGTAGATGACGAGCCTGCCATTCGAAAAGGGATAGCTTCCATTATTGATTGGGAAAAGGAAGGTATGCAAGCTGAAGACCATTACGCTAATGGAAAGGAAGCAATGGATGCTTTGGATAGAAGCCCCTGTGATATTCTCATCACCGACATTAAAATGCCGATAATTGACGGGATTGAACTTATGGAGCAAGCATTAAAACGCTATCCTTCGATAAAAGTAATCATGATCAGCAACTACAGCGATTTTGAATACGTCAAAGAAGGGATGAGACTTGGGGCTGTCGATTATTTATTGAAGCTAACCTTGAAACAAGAAGATCTTCTTTCTGTCCTTCGGAGATGTATTTCCATGCTTGAGAAAGAACAGAAATTAGAACGTGAGATGAATGATTATCAAGAGGGAGCAATCTATCTGGAACGAAAAAAGGTAGAGCATGAAATCAAAAGATTGATCGTTCAGGAACGTAGTCCTGAATTGCCAATGATCTGGGCACCACATTGGTTGGAAAAAACATATGACTGTATTTATCTTATGTTGGATCATGCCGAAGAATGGAGAGAAAATCAAGGATATCTTTATGTGAATGTCCTGTTAGAGGATTTGCAAGAAGATTTCTATAATAAGATAGATACAGGTATGGCACTGATAGTATCTGAAACGGGCATGTTTTTAATTCTCCCTGATAACAATGGTGAATCTGAGCAAGAGCTTCTTCAGTGGAAGGATTCAGTGGAAAAACAGTGGAACATTTCAACTTCAATCGGTCTTGTGAGGAAGAAAGGAAAGGAATGCATTATCCAAGGATACATGCAAAGCAAATCAGCCTGCCACAGACGTTTTTTCGAAGGGCTGGGTAAGCTATATATTATGGATGGTGCAAAAAAAGAGGCTGAAATCAAGGATGCTGAAATAGATAGTGAAAATGTTTTAACATCTTTCTATGAATTGATTCGTAATGGCGATCCGGTTTCATCCGCTATTGAAATTGTACTCAAACGGTGGAATAGCGGGGATCTGAATCCGGAACAAGTACAACAAGAAGCATGCAGCCTGCTTAAGGGAGTATATGATCTGTATGAGGATTCGGGCATTCTGCTTTCTGAACAACATGATCAACTCAAACGAACAGAGACATTGGAACAACTCGTATCCCTTCTAATTTTTCACTTGGAAGAAATTACGAAGCCTTTTATTCCGAAATTGCCTAATAACGGCCAAGATGGGCAATTAATCACGAAGGCGCTCGAATATATTGCCGCTAATTATCGAGAGAATTTAACGCTTCAGAGTGTAGCCGAGTATGTTCATCTAAGTAGAAGTTATTTCAGCCTCTTTTTCAAAAAACACACCGGACGAAACTTTATTGATTATTTAATTGATCTGCGGATAAGGGAAGCCAAGCGGCAATTGACGCAAAATGATAGCCGGATTTACGATGTAGCCAAGGCCGCAGGTTTTAAAGACGTTAAATATTTCAGTAAGGTGTTCAAGAAAGTAGCTGGATCTACTCCTCATGAATACAGGGAAAAGCACCATAAAAAACGAATGTCTATCGATTAAGAAAGGTTGGAATTAAGAATGGCCCTCAAGTGGATATCGATTTTTCTGATCATAGGATTAATTGCCGGCTGCGGAAACCAGTCAGTGATCTCTAATCCAAAAGAGGTTGAAAAGCTTCATAAGAACCAAAAAACGTCCATTACGTTTTGGCACACATATAACGACAAAGAAACCGATCTGCTTGAACAGAATATCATTCCAGCTTTTGAAAAGGCACATCCGAACATTCACGTAGAGTCGATTAATTTAGCTTCAAATTCAGAATTAAATAACATCCTGGTGGCCCAAACATCTTCAAAGCGCGGTCCGGATGTTGCCAGGCTAGATGTAGGCTTGATTGCCGAATTTTCAAATAAAGAGCTTCTTGAACCTTTATCAGAGCTGCCGGATTTCAAAAGTATACGCCAAAGGTTTCAACCTGAAGCAATGGAAACAGGCTATTATAAAGGTGACTATTACTCCATTCCGCTTAACTTATATACGAAGGCGGCTATCTTTAACCAAGAGTTATTAAAAGATGCAGGATATTCTACACCTCCAAGTACAATGGATGACGTATTAAAGATTGCCCGCAAGCATAACTATACAATTGGTCTCGGAGGGTTGGATACTTGGGACACAATACCATATATTGAAAGTCTTGGCGGGGTTATTTCAGACGAGAAGTTCAGTAAGACTTCCGGTTATTTGAACAGTGAAAGAACAATTCAAGCGGTAGAGCAACTGAAATCACTTAACAAGGAACATGTTATTAATATTCCTGAATATTCCGACGTAAATTTGGATCAAATTGAAAATTGGGACGAGCTTATGAACGGAAAAATGTTGATGGTTGATGAAGGTCCCTGGTTTTACTACAATTTACAAAGTGAAGAGGAATTGAATCGAGCCTTGAAACTGACCGTTCCTGCACCCTTTCCACATAATGAAGGACCTGCTAACGTCATTGGCGGCGAAAATTTAGTTATGATGAAGGGGACCAAACACAGATTAGAAGCTTGGACCTTTTTAAAATGGATGACAGAAAAAGAAACGCAGCTCACCATGACGAAAAGCGGATTAATACCAACGAATAAGGCGGCAGTCGATACATTTACATCAATGCAGGATTCTTATCACTTTCCTTATTCAGAAACTGCTGATCAGGCCTTCTCGTGGCCTCCGGTCAAGAACTGGAGCAAAATCGAAGAAGTATACACATACTACTTAAGTGAAATATTCAAAGGGAAATTATCCGTCAAGGAAGGTTTGGATCGTGCTGCGGCTGAAATAGACAAATTGTTAGCAGATTCTGATTCAAGATAGAGCAGGTTGTTTGACAAAGATAAGAAAAAAATCACCGATTCTAGGCAAATTAAAATTGAGTTTTAATGGCCGTCTCCCGACTTTGTCGGGTTTTTTTTCTGGAGCCATTACGATTGAGCAGAAGAGGATGAAATCGTAATGATAGATCATGCTTTTAAATGTCTCACCATAAAGCTTTCAACAAAATAATGCTATGAACTTTTATGGCCTTGTTTTAATATATCAAATCGCAATCCTGATTCTTCCTTGCCGCTGATGACGATCTTTTCTCCGGTTTTTAGATTCACCACGATGTAATTATTCGTTATTACAAAATCAGCAATATCTTCTGTCTTATTAAGAGTTTCCTGGATTTTACGCCTGTTTACATAATAGTGATTATCACTCATTTTTTCTCCATTCCTCTCGTCAGATTTTCAGCTTGACTCTGTCTTATGGTGAATTTTTTATTGAAGTCCCTTTGTAAGATAATAAATGTTAAAATAGTTGCATCCTAAAATAGTCATTACATATGATTATTGTAATGGTTTCCTTACCGCTTGAGAAGCAAATAGCAAAAATGTTTCGAAAAATCAATAATGATATATTCTCGTGCCTTTTGAAATAATTGTGAATGATTTGTTAAGACGGTTTATATTTTACACATAATAACCTGTATAAGGAGATATAATTGATGGCAGAAAATTTGATTGTCGCATTTTTATTAACATTAATCGCTGGCCTTGCGACGGGTATCGGAAGTGTTCTTGCGTTTCTAACATCCACCACAAACACAAAATTTCTATCACTAACTCTTGGATTTTCTGCTGGGGTCATGATTTATGTATCAATGATTGAAATTTTTGTGAAAGCAAAGGATGCGCTTGTATCATCAATGGGGGTTCAATTAGGAAATTGGCTGACAGTGGCTGGTTTTTTTGGCGGAATGCTTTTGATTGCTATGATTGACAAATTTATTCCTAAGCAGGGAAATCCGCATGAGCTGAAAAAAGTGGAGGATATGGAAAAGCCGGAAAAATCGGTAGTGAGAGATCCTGAGCTATTGAAAATGGGGACATTCACCGCGCTCGCAATTGCTATCCATAACTTTCCTGAAGGGATAGCTACTTTTACATCTGCTCTTCAAGATCCGGGGCTCGGCATCGCAATTGCATTTGCAATCGCGATTCATAACATTCCGGAGGGAATTGCCGTATCAGTCCCTGTTTACTTTGCCACAGGTGATAGAAAGAAGGCATTCAAGCTGTCGTTCTTGTCTGGATTGTCGGAACCAATTGGCGCGCTCCTTGCTTTCTTGATATTAATGCCTTTTCTAAATGACTTAATGTTTGGTTTAATCTTTTCTTCTGTTGCAGGCATAATGGTTTTTATATCCCTTGATGAATTGCTTCCGGCTGCTAAACGATATGATGAGGCTCATATGTCAATTTACGGATTGATTGGCGGAATGGCAGTGATGGCACTTAGCTTATTGTTATTTATTTAATCTGCATGTTTTTTTAAAAAAAACAAGCTTTGAAAAATTTTTTTCTATCGACAAAGAGTTACATAAAATTCACTCCCAAAGCGTTATGATTATGCAAAAAAGCAGCAAAGGAGTGCCTGTGGTGAGTAAAGAAGGACAATTGCATTTGGATGAAGAATGGATAGAATTAATACGTGAAGCCTTAGAGGCAGGAATATCCTCTCAGGAAATCAGAGAGTTTTTAATTATACGTTCTTCTTTGCCAGGTATAAGCTAACTCCCACTGTGGATTTTGTAAAAAAAGGTGTGTCCGAAAAACACAAATATAGTGTTAACAGGCCACAATTACTTTAATTCCAAATTCGTGTTATACGGTCAGTCTTTTTGTTTCTTTTAGGAAAAAACATTAAATATAAAAAAGAATCCCACAGAAATGTCTGTGGGGTTTTTTACAGCTTATATGTCTATCTTAGGGCTTCTGCTACGTAAGACATCACGAGCGAGTCTGACAGTATTCCAACATGGCTGGGTTTCGAAACTTGTATGTTATTCGCTCCTTTAAGCGGGGAAGAAAGATAAGGAACGACTTTGTCTCCTTTGCTATAAATGGACGTATATCTTATGATATGATCACGATTTGATCCATCAGGAGTTTCATCATTTTTATTTAATTGCGCCAAAAACGTGCTGGTTGGAGCCATTTCATTTCCGCCGTCTGTGCCTTTGAATCTGTCACCTGGGATCCCGTGATGAGGAGAGCCTAAGGTAATAACATGATCAATCGAATCGTGCGTATTCATATGCTCAAGATAGTAGCGGACACTCAGCCCGCCCATACTGTGAGCAATAAGATCAATCTTGGATTTTCCCGTCCGTTTTTTTACCATCTCAATATGATAGGAGAGCTCGGCCGCGTTTCTTACATTGCTTCCAAAATGGTCTGTGAAATTGACCGTATATAAATCATCCTTATTCCAGCCTTGATCGATCAAATATGATTGAAGCGTGGCAAAGCTGGAACCGGATCCTCCATAGCCATGAACAAAAATGATCGGATTTTTGTCCACGGTAGGTTTTGCCCTCAAAAAAGCAGGATTAGATACAAATAATAGAAAAAGGAATAAAATAACGGACAGCTTCAATAATGCTGAAGATGGATGTGTTGTCATCTGTTGCTGCCTCCAATTTGAATTTAGGGTTGGATGAAATAGTTTATCCAGTTCATTTATACCATTCTCTTAAAGAATTGAACAGAAAAATTTAAGAAAAATTGGAATAAAAAAAACCGCCTATTATGGCGGCAAAGAAATCTAATCTTTTAGAAAAAGATATTTAAGATATAATAAGCAATTGCTCCAAGCGTTCCGCTAATCGGCAATGTAATCACCCACGTAATCAGCATCCGTTTTGCAGTGCCCCAGTTTACGCCTTTTACCCGGTGAGACGCTCCAACTCCCAATATAGAAGAAGAAATAACGTGTGTCGTACTCACAGGGAGGTGGATAAAGGTTGCGCCGAAAATAATTGCAGCGCCGGTTAAGTCGGCGGAAACCCCATTTACCGGGCGAATTTTCATAATTTTTGCTCCGACGGTTTTAATGATTTTCCAACCCCCAACAGACGTACCGAGCCCCATGGCGATAGCACAGGACACTTGAACCCAATAGGGAATATCGGTTGAGCTGTGAAGATTCCCTGCGATCAATGCCATCGTAATGATCCCCATTGCTTTTTGTGCATCATTAGTGCCGTGCGTATATGATTGCAAAGCAGCTGTAACGATTTGAATATGGCGAAATCGTTGGTTTGTTTTTGCCAGATTGCTGTTTCTGAATATCACCTTAACAATGCTGTAGACGATAAATCCCATAACAAAAGCAAGGATAGGTGAAAAGAGCAAGGCCTGTAAAATTTTAAGAAACCCTTTAAAGTTAATTGCTGCAAATCCTGCTGAAGCAATGACTGCACCTGCAATCGCACCAATAATGGCATGTGATGAGCTGCTTGGTATTCCGTAGTACCATGTTAAAAGGTTCCATGTGATAGCAGCAATAAGAGCCGCCAGAATGACAACTGATCCATTTTCAAGCTTGAAAGGATCCGCAATATCACTCGTTATCGTTTTTGCAACACCTGTAAAGGTCATCGCGCCGACGAAATTCATGACTGCAGCCAATATAATCGCATGGCGGGGCTTTAACGCCTTTGTTGAGACAGATGTGGCAATCGCGTTTGCTGTATCATGAAAACCGTTGATAAAATCAAAAGCTAAAGCGAAAATTACTATAAGTATGGTTAAAACAAAAAGAATATCCATGACTTTACACTCTACGCATTCTTCATAATGATGGTTTCAAGGTTATTTGCAACGCTTTGGCAGGAATCAGCAATTTCCTCAAGCGTTTCATAGATTTCTTTGTATTGAATGACTTTGATTGGATTTGTTTCTTTAGCAAATAGATTTTTTAGCGATTTTCTAAATAGATTGTCACAGTTATGTTCGTGTTCTTTAATTTTGATCGCATGCTCTCGGATGTCTTTTAGGCGGTTATTCGAAAGCAGATCCATTGTAATTAAGATTTCTTTCGTGCACTCTCGGATATTACTTGAGAATTTATCAATATGTTCGTCAGATGAAGTAATCGAATAAATTTCCATTTGAGCGGAAAAATTCTCGATTCCATCCAATACATCATCTAAACTATTTGTCAGCTGAAGAATATCTTCTCTTTCAATCGGTGTAATGAATGCTTGGTTTAATTCTTTAATGATAATGTGAACTTGATTGTCGCCTTTCGTTTCATACTCCTTTAAAGTATCAGCAAATTCTTTCAGTGTGGTAAGATTGGTTACTTTATAGTTAACAAAGTATTCCGCTGTCTCATCAAGAATTTTTGCCATTTCCATTAAGAGCAATGAAAATTTATCTTTTTTTCTTTTTATCATTTGAAAACCCTCCATCTTTATATAGCCAATTCCTTCACAAATTTTCATTATACATTTTCTTGTCGAAAAAAAACAGAATTTGTAGAAAAAAAAGATTGGAAATCATAGAGATTTAAATTTCATCCTGCGCTAACGGGCTGTAAGACTCATGTATAGGCGTAAAAAGTCCTAGTGTGATTAGGATGCCCTATTTTTCGCATTGTAAAATATATACTTTTATCAATTGGCGAACAGTAATTTATTCAGAAAAATAATAAAATTCAAAAAACTTTGTCATATTATCTCTCACAATTGGTGTGATCTAATCTACGAAATTTTATAATTTGAAAAAGATTACTTTTGTTTAGGGATAGGAGGGAGTCCTTAAGACCTACATATATGCTTGTAAATTTAAAACAATGGATTTGGAGGGGGAACAATGCTTAATAAGAAAGCATTATCGTTATTGGTAACAGCATCTTTAGGAATAGCTGCACTTACAGGGTGCGGAAACAACAGCGGAGCATCAGGGGATTCATCTAATAAAGTTATTAAAATCGCATCGCAGTCTCCGTTATCAGGCGGAAGCGCAACGCTTGGAGATGCTTTGAAGAATGGTTCTGAACTGGCTTTAAATGAAGAAAAGGACAAGTTTAAAGAACTGGGGTATACGTTGCAGTTTGAGCCGCTTGACGACCAGGGAGATCCTAAAAAAGGAGTTGCGAATGCCGAACAGATTGGTTCTGACAGTGACGTTTACGGGATCATCGGCCATTTAAATTCCGGTGTTACCATTCCTTCATCTGAAGTTTACGAAAAGTACAACATTCCAATGATTTCTCCTGCGGCTACAGCTACTGATGTGACTGACAGGGGATTGAAAACGGCAAACCGAATCGTCGCAAGAGATGATTTCCAAGGTCCTGCCGGTGCACAATTTGCCATGGAAACCCTTAAAGTCAACAAGATATTTATCATTCAAGATAAAACGGCCTATGGACAAGGACTCGCCGAAAATTTTAAAGGCAAAGCAGAAGAGCTTGGCGCAGAAATTATTGGTGAAGAAGGCATCACAGTTGGGGAAAAGGATTTTAATGGCGTATTAAGCCAAGTCGCTTCAGTTAAGCCTGATCTTGTTTATTTTGGCGGTCTGTACGCTGAAGGCGGGCTGCTGATCAAACAGGCTCGTGAAAAAGGGATTACTGCAAAATTTATGGGCGGAGACGGTCTTGATTCATCAAGCCTTGTAGATATAGCAGGCGACGCAGTAAAAGATACGTACATTACTTCAGTAGCCGGGGTTTCAACAGATACGAAATTCGCGAAAAACTACAAAGAAAAGTTCAATAAAGACGCTGAATCATATTCGATCTATGGCTATGATTCTATGAAGGTTATGCTGTTAGGGATTGAAAATGCGAT
This window of the Bacillus gobiensis genome carries:
- a CDS encoding sensor histidine kinase, which produces MSRKFFTTWSFSTKIIVPFLLLILIPILFTCLSFYWESNTILKKNVRESTIQITKQTAESLSFILNVGIDTSDFISSDLKIQQAVLQLDERSSYEQGENSQYINSLLNNLVYSNSFVSIGYIFNEKGEGWGSGTFSEARLKKGHFSNQQLVKEAKRKNGELVWQGLQYDRFKGGSANTDLVLPMGRVLKDFETLNNIGIVQVHLDGRSILDTISQLNLGKTGKFFVVDTEGRIMIDSNLDLINKKVDNPELYRHIVSGNAAEFEYDVNGVPYYGVKQLLSNGWIIVGTVPIHEISGQLDRLQSWIFLSPAIFSLIAIGIGLIIAGWVTGPVKKLTQSMQLVQQGRLKVRTPVKSSDEIGFLSMQFNKMLDKIELLMQQVEEEQSEKHHAELRAVIHRVHPHFLYNTLSTLRWLIHSNQNDRASHVLSALNHLLEANMSKSGNMITVEEELDIIRKYLTILELRYEKTFHLDLDVESGTEKFIIPRMLLQPIVENSIFHGIVPKNKDGLIFIRIRLSEGDLKFLIKDDGVGIEKEKLKILNDPEAALKGKIGIGLRHIFDTLRLYYTKDWKWSISSTPDQGTEVCIVLKNVMKSATRISKQGE
- a CDS encoding response regulator transcription factor → MYRVLIVDDEPAIRKGIASIIDWEKEGMQAEDHYANGKEAMDALDRSPCDILITDIKMPIIDGIELMEQALKRYPSIKVIMISNYSDFEYVKEGMRLGAVDYLLKLTLKQEDLLSVLRRCISMLEKEQKLEREMNDYQEGAIYLERKKVEHEIKRLIVQERSPELPMIWAPHWLEKTYDCIYLMLDHAEEWRENQGYLYVNVLLEDLQEDFYNKIDTGMALIVSETGMFLILPDNNGESEQELLQWKDSVEKQWNISTSIGLVRKKGKECIIQGYMQSKSACHRRFFEGLGKLYIMDGAKKEAEIKDAEIDSENVLTSFYELIRNGDPVSSAIEIVLKRWNSGDLNPEQVQQEACSLLKGVYDLYEDSGILLSEQHDQLKRTETLEQLVSLLIFHLEEITKPFIPKLPNNGQDGQLITKALEYIAANYRENLTLQSVAEYVHLSRSYFSLFFKKHTGRNFIDYLIDLRIREAKRQLTQNDSRIYDVAKAAGFKDVKYFSKVFKKVAGSTPHEYREKHHKKRMSID
- a CDS encoding extracellular solute-binding protein, yielding MALKWISIFLIIGLIAGCGNQSVISNPKEVEKLHKNQKTSITFWHTYNDKETDLLEQNIIPAFEKAHPNIHVESINLASNSELNNILVAQTSSKRGPDVARLDVGLIAEFSNKELLEPLSELPDFKSIRQRFQPEAMETGYYKGDYYSIPLNLYTKAAIFNQELLKDAGYSTPPSTMDDVLKIARKHNYTIGLGGLDTWDTIPYIESLGGVISDEKFSKTSGYLNSERTIQAVEQLKSLNKEHVINIPEYSDVNLDQIENWDELMNGKMLMVDEGPWFYYNLQSEEELNRALKLTVPAPFPHNEGPANVIGGENLVMMKGTKHRLEAWTFLKWMTEKETQLTMTKSGLIPTNKAAVDTFTSMQDSYHFPYSETADQAFSWPPVKNWSKIEEVYTYYLSEIFKGKLSVKEGLDRAAAEIDKLLADSDSR
- the zupT gene encoding zinc transporter ZupT; this translates as MAENLIVAFLLTLIAGLATGIGSVLAFLTSTTNTKFLSLTLGFSAGVMIYVSMIEIFVKAKDALVSSMGVQLGNWLTVAGFFGGMLLIAMIDKFIPKQGNPHELKKVEDMEKPEKSVVRDPELLKMGTFTALAIAIHNFPEGIATFTSALQDPGLGIAIAFAIAIHNIPEGIAVSVPVYFATGDRKKAFKLSFLSGLSEPIGALLAFLILMPFLNDLMFGLIFSSVAGIMVFISLDELLPAAKRYDEAHMSIYGLIGGMAVMALSLLLFI
- a CDS encoding anti-repressor SinI family protein gives rise to the protein MSKEGQLHLDEEWIELIREALEAGISSQEIREFLIIRSSLPGIS
- a CDS encoding esterase/lipase family protein, with product MTTHPSSALLKLSVILFLFLLFVSNPAFLRAKPTVDKNPIIFVHGYGGSGSSFATLQSYLIDQGWNKDDLYTVNFTDHFGSNVRNAAELSYHIEMVKKRTGKSKIDLIAHSMGGLSVRYYLEHMNTHDSIDHVITLGSPHHGIPGDRFKGTDGGNEMAPTSTFLAQLNKNDETPDGSNRDHIIRYTSIYSKGDKVVPYLSSPLKGANNIQVSKPSHVGILSDSLVMSYVAEALR
- a CDS encoding inorganic phosphate transporter — encoded protein: MDILFVLTILIVIFALAFDFINGFHDTANAIATSVSTKALKPRHAIILAAVMNFVGAMTFTGVAKTITSDIADPFKLENGSVVILAALIAAITWNLLTWYYGIPSSSSHAIIGAIAGAVIASAGFAAINFKGFLKILQALLFSPILAFVMGFIVYSIVKVIFRNSNLAKTNQRFRHIQIVTAALQSYTHGTNDAQKAMGIITMALIAGNLHSSTDIPYWVQVSCAIAMGLGTSVGGWKIIKTVGAKIMKIRPVNGVSADLTGAAIIFGATFIHLPVSTTHVISSSILGVGASHRVKGVNWGTAKRMLITWVITLPISGTLGAIAYYILNIFF
- a CDS encoding DUF47 domain-containing protein; this translates as MIKRKKDKFSLLLMEMAKILDETAEYFVNYKVTNLTTLKEFADTLKEYETKGDNQVHIIIKELNQAFITPIEREDILQLTNSLDDVLDGIENFSAQMEIYSITSSDEHIDKFSSNIRECTKEILITMDLLSNNRLKDIREHAIKIKEHEHNCDNLFRKSLKNLFAKETNPIKVIQYKEIYETLEEIADSCQSVANNLETIIMKNA
- a CDS encoding branched-chain amino acid ABC transporter substrate-binding protein, encoding MLNKKALSLLVTASLGIAALTGCGNNSGASGDSSNKVIKIASQSPLSGGSATLGDALKNGSELALNEEKDKFKELGYTLQFEPLDDQGDPKKGVANAEQIGSDSDVYGIIGHLNSGVTIPSSEVYEKYNIPMISPAATATDVTDRGLKTANRIVARDDFQGPAGAQFAMETLKVNKIFIIQDKTAYGQGLAENFKGKAEELGAEIIGEEGITVGEKDFNGVLSQVASVKPDLVYFGGLYAEGGLLIKQAREKGITAKFMGGDGLDSSSLVDIAGDAVKDTYITSVAGVSTDTKFAKNYKEKFNKDAESYSIYGYDSMKVMLLGIENAIKENDGEIPAKDVVAKAVRSVSDYKGEMTEVGFDEKGDNKFAKIFIYKFAEAAYPPKLEGEISK